Proteins encoded in a region of the Orcinus orca chromosome X, mOrcOrc1.1, whole genome shotgun sequence genome:
- the LOC101271790 gene encoding 40S ribosomal protein S23-like produces the protein MGKCCGLRTARKLRSHRRDQKWHYKQYKKAHLGTALKANPFGGASHAKGIVLEKVGVETKELNSAIRKCVSIQLIKNGKKITAFVPNDGCLNFIEENDEVLVAGFARKGHAVGDIPGVCFKVVKVANVSLLALYKGKKERPRS, from the coding sequence ATGGGCAAGTGTTGCGGTCTTCGTACTGCCAGGAAGCTCCGTAGCCACCGACGAGACCAGAAGTGGCATTATAAACAGTACAAGAAAGCCCATTTGGGCACAGCCCTGAAGGCCAACCCTTTTGGAGGTGCTTCTCATGCCAAGGGAATTGTGCTTGAAAAAGTAGGGGTTGAAACCAAAGAGCTAAATTCTGCCATCAGGAAGTGTGTCAGCATTCAACTAATCAAGAATGGCAAAAAAATCACCGCCTTTGTACCCAATGATggttgtttgaattttattgagGAAAATGATGAAGTTCTGGTTGCTGGATTTGCTCGCAAAGGTCATGCTGTTGGTGACATTCCTGGAGTCTGCTTTAAGGTTGTCAAAGTAGCCAATGTCTCTCTTTTGGCCTTATataaaggcaagaaggaaagaccAAGATCATAA